One genomic segment of Brevibacillus laterosporus LMG 15441 includes these proteins:
- a CDS encoding BhlA/UviB family holin-like peptide: MSQGPFALLFVWLLFFYQKRWERT, from the coding sequence ATGTCCCAAGGGCCATTTGCTCTTTTGTTTGTATGGTTACTTTTTTTCTACCAAAAAAGATGGGAAAGAACGTGA
- a CDS encoding AIPR family protein: MSNQLTLLNVHLENYLLNSPFDNLDKAFEVFSTEQIFKDEGIGIDEILMGLVGDTKDYGIDGVYIYLNNELINNIDEFELQTKMTLELHFLQYKNTDSISEQVINKFIVATEEIFNLDKDLQSYQSAISSNLLEKLELIHSIIKKIAIRHPKINVTFYHVCKGDSQNIFGSKHSNLSYLNKINTLRNRTLDSNLGHMDFDYKIVDAGALLDLLRKEPNYSLPLKLNENPIAIEYTETNQRGYIASVNVKEYYKFLCDPTDNSLRKYLFESNIRDFQNNTSVNNDIENTLKEKSEFDFWWLNNGITIIAENGTLVGKTLQLENIQIVNGLQTSHTLYKVFSENLPESDTRSILLKIIITDKKETMDSVIKSNNSHNPVPPALLRATHKVQRDIEDYFLANGFYYDRRKNYYRNQNKPLKKIISINYLSQCLTSIIEKNPSKARSNPTILTKKESDYNRLFPESRPMETYIQSIKLMKRVEVFLKQVFTPTDDNDTALSTYYHFHISRVLVSVILNKSRYNGDKDFKKIDVDNINDEQINQAYHFTKELVLRYSTENKQSNLTYVSKQIPLSDFINDNIQTLLTQ; this comes from the coding sequence GTGAGTAATCAATTAACACTTTTAAACGTACATTTGGAAAATTACTTGTTAAATAGCCCATTTGATAATCTTGATAAAGCTTTTGAGGTTTTTTCGACTGAACAAATATTTAAAGATGAAGGAATAGGGATAGATGAAATATTAATGGGATTAGTAGGTGATACTAAAGATTACGGCATCGATGGAGTTTATATCTACTTAAACAATGAATTAATTAACAATATTGATGAATTTGAATTACAAACTAAGATGACATTAGAATTACATTTTCTACAATACAAAAATACAGATAGTATTTCCGAACAAGTTATTAATAAATTTATAGTTGCTACTGAAGAAATATTTAATTTAGATAAAGATCTCCAATCTTATCAGTCTGCTATTTCTAGTAATCTTCTAGAAAAATTAGAATTAATACATAGTATAATTAAAAAGATAGCAATTAGACACCCCAAAATAAATGTAACCTTCTATCATGTTTGTAAAGGTGATAGTCAAAATATTTTTGGATCTAAACATAGTAACTTGTCTTATCTAAATAAAATAAATACTCTCAGAAACAGGACGCTCGATTCGAATCTTGGTCATATGGACTTTGATTACAAAATAGTTGATGCTGGGGCTCTTCTAGATCTTTTAAGAAAAGAACCTAACTATTCACTTCCACTTAAATTGAACGAAAATCCAATAGCAATTGAATATACTGAAACAAACCAAAGAGGATATATAGCTTCTGTAAACGTAAAAGAATATTATAAATTTTTATGTGATCCTACAGACAATTCTTTAAGAAAGTATTTATTCGAATCAAACATTCGAGATTTTCAAAATAATACTTCAGTCAATAACGATATTGAAAATACCCTTAAGGAAAAAAGTGAGTTTGATTTTTGGTGGTTAAATAATGGGATAACTATTATAGCTGAAAATGGTACTCTAGTTGGTAAAACACTACAACTTGAAAATATTCAAATTGTAAACGGGTTGCAAACTTCACATACTCTTTATAAAGTATTTTCTGAGAATCTTCCAGAATCAGACACAAGATCAATATTACTAAAAATTATTATTACTGATAAAAAAGAAACCATGGATTCCGTCATAAAATCTAATAATTCTCACAACCCTGTCCCTCCAGCCTTACTCAGAGCAACTCATAAAGTACAGAGAGACATTGAAGACTATTTTTTAGCTAATGGTTTTTATTACGATAGGAGAAAAAATTATTATCGGAATCAAAATAAACCTCTTAAAAAAATTATTTCAATAAATTATTTATCACAGTGTTTAACATCAATTATTGAGAAAAATCCTTCTAAAGCGAGATCTAACCCTACGATTCTTACAAAAAAAGAAAGTGATTATAACAGGCTTTTTCCTGAAAGTAGGCCAATGGAAACCTATATACAATCTATAAAATTAATGAAACGAGTTGAAGTATTTTTGAAACAAGTTTTTACTCCGACCGATGATAATGATACCGCTTTATCTACCTATTACCATTTTCATATTTCTAGAGTGCTTGTTTCAGTAATTCTCAATAAATCTCGATATAACGGAGATAAAGATTTTAAAAAAATTGATGTAGACAATATTAATGATGAACAAATTAATCAAGCGTATCATTTCACAAAAGAACTTGTTTTAAGGTATTCAACTGAAAATAAACAAAGTAATTTAACCTATGTTTCAAAACAAATACCATTGAGTGATTTTATTAATGATAATATTCAAACCTTATTAACACAATAA
- a CDS encoding IS3 family transposase produces the protein MQKVIKRYIHFYNNERIQVRLNNLSPVKYRAQVA, from the coding sequence GTGCAAAAGGTGATTAAACGATATATTCATTTCTATAATAATGAGCGTATTCAAGTCCGTTTAAATAACCTGAGCCCGGTGAAATACCGAGCTCAGGTTGCCTAG
- a CDS encoding DDE-type integrase/transposase/recombinase: MATDITFVIFNGRRLYLSVIYDLFNNEVMAYRISKRNDLKLVMDTVKAAIKKRDVNGVLLHSDQGYQYTSKKYNEFLQASNITVSMSRKGKCLDNACIEGF; encoded by the coding sequence ATGGCAACGGACATTACGTTTGTAATTTTTAATGGACGTCGTCTGTATCTGTCGGTTATTTACGATCTATTTAATAATGAAGTCATGGCTTATCGAATCAGTAAACGGAATGATCTGAAACTTGTTATGGATACGGTAAAAGCAGCTATTAAAAAAAGAGATGTGAATGGTGTCCTCTTGCATAGTGATCAAGGATACCAATACACATCCAAAAAATATAACGAATTTCTACAAGCATCTAATATTACGGTTAGTATGTCAAGAAAAGGTAAGTGTCTGGACAACGCTTGTATCGAAGGTTTTTAG
- a CDS encoding IS3 family transposase, whose product MAALSRVSVPKAEGRTKAKMIITAAYQRFKGIYGYPRIQAWLRQTHGIPINHKRVYRLMKE is encoded by the coding sequence ATGGCTGCGCTATCAAGAGTATCCGTCCCAAAAGCAGAAGGAAGAACAAAAGCTAAAATGATCATCACGGCCGCTTATCAAAGATTTAAAGGGATTTATGGGTACCCACGGATACAAGCTTGGCTCCGCCAAACACATGGCATTCCCATCAATCATAAACGCGTATATCGACTGATGAAGGAATAG
- a CDS encoding helix-turn-helix domain-containing protein produces MAVKGQKFKSYPESLKMEAIRLHIEERWTYKQIVEHLEIQDKDRLKKWMRKYRQQGEFGLLDRRGRREAYIDQDRYVQKLKHENEILKKCLEIWMREV; encoded by the coding sequence ATGGCGGTTAAAGGACAAAAATTTAAAAGTTATCCAGAATCATTGAAAATGGAAGCCATCCGTTTACACATTGAGGAAAGATGGACGTACAAACAAATTGTAGAGCATTTGGAAATTCAGGACAAAGATCGCTTAAAAAAGTGGATGAGAAAGTACAGACAACAGGGTGAGTTTGGACTTCTAGATCGACGCGGACGTCGTGAGGCCTATATTGATCAGGATAGATATGTCCAGAAACTGAAGCACGAGAATGAAATCCTAAAAAAGTGTTTGGAAATCTGGATGCGGGAGGTGTAA
- a CDS encoding IS3 family transposase, with amino-acid sequence MESLSTIYPITEVCKVLGVSRSGYYKYLSTRNLYRDKSMKKRIRTIYEQRKGIYGYRRIQAELLRQFGCRVNHKKVLRIMQNLGLKSIIRRKRSYMTAHQAKVSDGRVADNLLKRDFTAQEPNQKWVTDVTQYRIGEERIYLSAIKDLCTHEIIAYHISTRNDNALVLETFRKAFEMQKDVTGLIVHSDQGSQYTSHAYHDMLPTVGAQISMSRRGNCLDNASIESFFSHLKTEALYPYDIRDLQDAQRRIENYIYFYNEERLQLKLNKLTPSEFRRQLAA; translated from the coding sequence GTGGAGAGTTTGTCTACAATATATCCAATTACTGAGGTTTGTAAGGTGTTAGGAGTTTCGAGAAGTGGCTATTACAAGTACCTCTCTACTAGAAACTTGTATAGGGATAAATCGATGAAAAAACGGATCAGAACGATCTATGAACAAAGAAAAGGAATATATGGATATCGTCGAATTCAGGCCGAACTGTTACGCCAATTTGGTTGTAGGGTTAATCATAAGAAAGTATTACGCATCATGCAAAATCTGGGACTTAAATCCATCATTCGCCGTAAACGTTCCTATATGACTGCCCATCAAGCAAAGGTATCGGATGGACGTGTTGCAGATAATTTACTCAAGCGTGATTTTACCGCTCAAGAGCCTAATCAAAAATGGGTAACTGACGTTACCCAATATCGAATTGGTGAGGAACGTATCTACCTTTCTGCAATCAAAGATTTATGTACGCATGAGATTATCGCTTATCATATCAGTACTCGAAATGACAATGCGCTTGTTCTAGAGACTTTTAGGAAAGCATTTGAAATGCAAAAAGACGTGACTGGTTTGATCGTTCACAGCGACCAAGGCTCCCAGTACACGTCCCATGCATACCACGACATGCTGCCTACGGTTGGCGCCCAAATCAGCATGTCCCGACGGGGCAATTGCCTAGACAATGCCTCGATAGAAAGCTTCTTTTCTCATTTGAAAACCGAAGCCCTATATCCCTATGATATACGAGATCTTCAAGATGCTCAAAGGAGAATTGAAAATTACATTTATTTTTACAACGAAGAACGTCTTCAACTGAAGTTAAATAAACTGACGCCTAGTGAATTTAGGCGTCAGTTAGCGGCCTAA
- a CDS encoding ETX/MTX2 family pore-forming toxin: protein MKKFASLILISVFLFSSTQFVHASSTDVQERLRDLARENEAGTLNEAWNTNFKPSDEQQFSYSPTEGIVFLTPPKNVIGERRISQYKVSNAWATLEGSPTEVSGTPLYAGKNVLDNSKGTMDQELLTPEFNYTYTESTSNTTTHGLKLGVKTTATMKFPIAQGSMEASTEYNFQNSSTDTKTKQVSYKSPSQKIKVPAGKTYRVLAYLNTGSISGEANLYANVGGIAWGVLPGYPNGGGINIGAVLTKCQQKGWGDFRNFQPSGRDVIVKGQGTFKSNYGTDFILKIEDITDSKLRNNNGSGTVVQEIKVPLIRTEI, encoded by the coding sequence ATGAAAAAATTTGCAAGTTTAATTCTTATAAGTGTGTTCCTTTTTTCGAGTACGCAATTTGTTCATGCGTCATCCACAGATGTTCAAGAAAGATTACGGGACTTGGCAAGAGAAAATGAAGCTGGAACCCTTAATGAAGCATGGAATACTAACTTCAAACCCAGTGATGAACAACAATTCTCTTATAGTCCCACTGAAGGTATTGTTTTCTTAACACCACCTAAAAATGTTATTGGCGAAAGAAGAATTTCACAGTATAAAGTAAGTAATGCATGGGCTACATTAGAAGGAAGTCCAACCGAAGTATCGGGGACACCTTTATATGCGGGAAAAAACGTATTAGATAACTCAAAAGGAACAATGGATCAAGAGCTGTTAACACCCGAGTTTAACTATACCTATACGGAAAGCACTTCAAATACAACAACTCATGGATTAAAATTAGGAGTCAAAACCACTGCTACCATGAAATTCCCGATTGCTCAGGGTAGCATGGAAGCTTCTACTGAATATAACTTTCAAAATTCTTCCACTGATACTAAAACTAAACAAGTATCATATAAAAGCCCATCACAAAAAATTAAAGTACCAGCAGGTAAAACCTATAGAGTTTTAGCATACCTAAATACTGGATCTATATCAGGTGAAGCTAACCTTTACGCAAATGTTGGGGGTATAGCTTGGGGGGTTTTACCAGGTTATCCCAATGGCGGAGGAATAAATATAGGTGCTGTACTTACCAAATGCCAACAAAAAGGATGGGGAGATTTCAGAAACTTTCAACCTAGTGGAAGAGATGTAATCGTTAAAGGCCAAGGTACTTTCAAATCTAATTATGGAACGGACTTCATTTTAAAAATTGAAGACATCACAGATTCAAAGTTACGAAACAATAACGGGAGTGGAACTGTCGTTCAAGAGATTAAAGTTCCACTAATTAGAACTGAAATATAG
- a CDS encoding VanZ family protein — translation MYVVHTDLLINIICTCILCIIFQKIFFLRAKKKEGRVSRKHFFGVFIFLVYLSVVYGVTGIGTIWDVQRFVTASTSEFNRIYLVPFSSSEVTMPYVLNIIMTIPLGFLLPLIWKQFRTIKKVALSGFLLSLCIELSQLFTQSRNTTTDDLIMNTLGAIIGYFIFKAFFHVFLKKNSNEKDEITSSSVVIKHEAFFYLGLSFLGMFLFAI, via the coding sequence ATGTATGTTGTTCATACGGATTTATTAATTAACATTATTTGCACATGTATTTTATGTATTATATTTCAAAAAATATTTTTTCTAAGGGCTAAGAAGAAGGAAGGAAGAGTTTCCCGCAAGCATTTTTTTGGGGTATTTATTTTTTTAGTGTATCTGTCAGTTGTTTATGGTGTAACAGGTATAGGAACAATTTGGGATGTGCAAAGGTTTGTTACCGCATCTACATCTGAATTTAATCGAATTTATTTAGTTCCATTCTCTAGTTCTGAGGTAACTATGCCGTATGTTTTAAATATTATAATGACGATACCATTAGGATTCTTGTTACCATTGATTTGGAAACAATTTCGAACAATAAAAAAGGTTGCCTTGTCGGGATTTTTGTTATCTTTATGTATTGAATTAAGTCAGTTGTTTACTCAAAGTCGAAACACAACGACAGATGATTTAATTATGAACACACTAGGCGCTATTATTGGATATTTCATCTTTAAAGCATTCTTTCACGTCTTCTTGAAAAAAAATAGCAACGAAAAAGATGAAATAACATCATCTTCAGTTGTCATCAAACACGAAGCATTCTTTTATTTAGGTTTATCATTTTTGGGGATGTTTTTATTTGCTATTTAG
- the glnA gene encoding type I glutamate--ammonia ligase, giving the protein MSRYTKEDIMRFADEENVKYIRLQFTDLMGISKNVEIPVSQLPKALDNKMMFDGSSIEGFVRIEESDMYLFPDLDTWVVFPWGTEFGKVARLICDVYMPDGKPFEGDPRYILKKVMKEAEELGYTDFNVGPEPEFFLFKIDEKGEPTLDLNDQGGYFDFAPLDLGENCRRDIVLTLEKMGFEIEASHHEVAPGQHEIDFKYANAIHAADQILTFKLVVKTIARQHGLHATFMPKPLFGVSGSGMHAHQSLFIGNENAFYDESDELGLSQTAKYYLAGLLKHARGFAAITNPLVNSYKRLVPGYEAPCYVAWSAKNRSPLVRIPASRGLGTRLEVRNPDPAANPYLALAVMLKAGLDGIKNKLELQPAVDRNIYVMNEAEREANGIDSLPSTLKEAIECLKADRVICEALGEHAALHFIEAKEIEWDMFRTRVHEWERNQYMSL; this is encoded by the coding sequence ATGAGCCGTTATACGAAAGAAGACATTATGCGTTTTGCTGATGAAGAGAATGTGAAGTATATCCGTTTGCAATTTACTGATCTAATGGGTATCAGTAAGAATGTTGAGATTCCGGTTTCTCAATTGCCAAAAGCGTTGGATAACAAGATGATGTTTGACGGATCTTCCATTGAGGGTTTCGTGCGCATTGAAGAGTCTGATATGTATCTTTTCCCAGATTTAGATACATGGGTGGTATTCCCGTGGGGAACTGAATTCGGAAAAGTGGCTCGTTTGATCTGTGATGTGTATATGCCGGATGGTAAACCGTTTGAAGGTGATCCCCGTTATATTTTGAAAAAGGTAATGAAAGAAGCAGAAGAGCTTGGCTATACGGATTTTAACGTTGGTCCAGAGCCTGAATTCTTCTTGTTTAAAATTGATGAAAAAGGCGAGCCTACTCTCGATCTGAATGATCAAGGCGGATATTTTGACTTTGCACCATTAGACTTGGGTGAAAACTGTCGCCGTGATATCGTTCTAACTTTAGAGAAAATGGGCTTTGAAATCGAAGCTTCTCATCATGAAGTAGCACCAGGACAACATGAAATTGATTTTAAATATGCAAATGCGATACATGCAGCTGATCAAATTCTGACGTTTAAACTGGTGGTTAAAACAATTGCGCGTCAACATGGTTTGCACGCAACCTTTATGCCAAAGCCATTGTTTGGTGTAAGTGGATCTGGTATGCATGCGCACCAATCCTTATTTATTGGCAACGAAAATGCATTCTATGATGAATCTGATGAGCTAGGTCTAAGTCAAACAGCAAAATACTATCTAGCTGGTCTTTTAAAGCATGCAAGAGGATTTGCGGCAATTACAAATCCACTAGTGAACTCTTACAAACGCCTTGTACCAGGCTATGAAGCACCTTGCTACGTGGCATGGTCTGCAAAAAATCGTTCTCCATTAGTACGTATCCCTGCATCACGCGGATTGGGGACTCGTTTGGAAGTGCGTAATCCCGACCCGGCAGCGAATCCGTACTTGGCACTAGCTGTTATGTTGAAAGCTGGTTTGGATGGAATCAAGAACAAATTAGAATTGCAGCCTGCTGTTGATCGCAACATCTATGTGATGAACGAAGCTGAACGTGAAGCAAACGGAATTGATAGCTTGCCATCTACGCTAAAAGAGGCGATCGAATGTCTGAAAGCAGATCGAGTTATCTGTGAAGCGCTAGGTGAGCATGCCGCGTTACACTTCATCGAAGCGAAGGAAATTGAATGGGATATGTTCCGTACACGTGTTCACGAGTGGGAGCGTAACCAATACATGTCACTGTAA
- a CDS encoding MerR family transcriptional regulator, with protein sequence MSDEIRRNMALFPIGIVMKLTDLTARQIRYYEQHGLVTPARTDGKQRLFSFNDVDRLLEIKQLIDKGLNIAGIKQVIQLKEPVVEAPILPGKTAARPQMEKKELLQLLKQQVINPSANRLGESALIRGELSRFFH encoded by the coding sequence ATGAGTGATGAAATTCGTCGCAACATGGCCCTTTTTCCCATAGGCATCGTTATGAAATTAACCGATCTTACTGCACGACAGATCCGATATTATGAACAACACGGGTTAGTCACACCAGCTCGTACAGACGGGAAGCAGCGGTTATTTTCGTTTAATGACGTAGATCGTCTGTTAGAAATTAAACAACTGATTGATAAGGGGCTAAATATTGCTGGCATTAAACAGGTGATCCAATTGAAGGAGCCTGTTGTGGAGGCGCCGATCTTACCAGGGAAAACGGCAGCTCGTCCACAAATGGAGAAGAAGGAATTACTGCAATTATTGAAACAACAAGTGATCAACCCCAGTGCCAATCGCTTAGGTGAATCGGCATTGATTCGTGGAGAGCTTTCTAGGTTCTTCCACTAG